Within the Streptomyces sp. YIM 121038 genome, the region GGCGCGCCCGACTTCCTGGAGAGCTGGGCGGACTGGCGCAAGGAGAAGGACGACCGGCTCTTCGTGCTGAACGTGCCGATGCTCGACCGCAACGAGGAGGGCGTCGGTGACTACGCGGTGCGCTCGCTGCTGCGCCGGGGCGCGGCGGGCGAGTTCGACGAGCACTACCGGGTGCTCGCGCGGCGCCTGGTCGACCTCGGGGTGCCGGACACGGTCCTCGTGCTCGGCTGGGAGATGAACGGCATCACGTACACGCACCGGTGCGCTCCCGACCCGGAGTCCTGGAAGGCGTACTGGAAGCGCATCGTCACGGCCATGCGCGCGGTGCCCGGGCAGAAGTTCAGGTTCGACTTCACGCCGAGCCGCGGCCGGGACGCCGTTCCCTGGACCGAGTGCTATCCCGGTGACGACGTCGTCGACATCATCGGCATGGACTCGTACGACCAGCCGCGGGGCATGGCGTTCGACGAGCAGGTGAGCGAGCCGTACGGGCTCCAGCACCACGTCGAGTTCGCGGCGCGGCACAAGAAGGCCATCTCGTATCCCGAATGGGGTCTGTTCCGCAACGGGGACAACGCGGAGTACATGCGTCGCATGCTGGCCTGGATGGACGACAAGCAGCCGCTCTACAACACCATCACCGACTACTGCCCGCACGGCGTGTGGCAGTGCTCCACCAACCCCCGGTCCTCGCGGGTCTACCGCGAACTCCTCACCGGACGCGGGGACACGCCGCCGAAGCCGACCGAGCCGAAGCCGACCCCGACCGAGTGTTCCCCGCTGGACCTCGGCGACTGGGTCGAGTACTGGCTGGGAGGCAAGCTGTGCCTGCGCTTCGACTGGTGGCGCAGGGACCGCTGAGGCGGACCGCACAGTCGGTCGCGGTGGCGCGGACCTACTCGGGGGCCGCGTCACCGCGACGCTCACGCCGGGCGTCGAGCAGCCGCTTGCCCCAGCGGCGCCCGGCCGCCGAGGCGGCGGCCGCGGCGAGCAGCGGGGCCGTGCCGGTACCGGCCAGCAGATAGCGGCGGTTGACGACCGGGTCGGGGCGCCAGTGCCGCTTGTAGGGCTCGGTGCCGCGCAACAGGCTGAGCGTGCGGGGCCGTTCGCCCGCGGTGTGCCGGGTGCAGGCGTCCAGGAGCATGGTCGCCACGTCCGCCTTGCGCTCCCGCAGCAGCGGATGGGCGCCGTACAGATAGCCCCCGGCCAGGCCGCCGGACAGGAGGGTCAGATCCGCGGCCATCACCTCGCCGTCCAGGCGGAACTCGGTGACGACCGCCTCGCCCGCGGCGACCATGGGCCGCACCGAGCGGATCAGATGCTCCCGGAAGCGCGGCCGCAGGTGCTCGGTGGTCACCTTCCGCCCCTCCCACTGGAGTTGGTGCAGGCGCAGCAGCGTCGCCAGGGACTCCGGTACGTCCTCCGCGGGGACGACGTGTGACTCCACGCCGAGCTTCGCGAGTTTGCGCAGCTTGGCGCGGGTGCGCTGGGCCCGGGGCGTCGGCAGCCGGGCGAGCAGCTCCTCCATGGGCAGCGGGGGGAGCTCGAGGCACGGCGAATCGTCCACGACGTGCCGGGGCCCGCGCCAGCGCGCGTGCACGCGTTCCACACAGCCGCCCGGGCGGACCTCGCGGAAGTCGAGCAGGGCGCCGCGCGCCAGGCCCGCGAGGCCCTCGGTCAGGGCGTGCAGGCCCTCGTCGGCGGCCGTTTCGTCGAGCAGTACGTCGGTGAAGTCGGAGATGGCGCCGCCCAGCGGGGTCAGCACGGGCAGCGGGCCGCGGGCCCGCATGAGGGGCGCCGCCGCGACCAGCTCCTCGCCGTCCCGTACCAGCAGGACCCGCAGCCGCCCCCGGGTGCCGTACGACTGCCACCAGGAGGACAGCCAGGCGTGGCTCTGGAACGGCGTCGCCGCGTGGCAGGCCCGGTAGAGCCGCCCCCAGGGCGCGCCCAGGCGCTCGAACTCCTCCTCCCGTACGCAGAGTTCGACCGCCATCCGGCCGGCCGTCGCCGTCACACCGCGTCCCCGGCCAGGACCGGAGTCGGCGCGGGCACGGCGGCCGTGCCCGCCCGCGCGGCGGGGCGCCGGGGCCTGACGAGGAGGGCGAGACCGCCGAGGAGGCCGCCCGCGCTGGTGCCGACCAGGGCGCTCACCGGCGTGGACACCGACGAGGGCGCGGTGGGCTTCAGCGCGCGCGAGAACGGGAGCAACTTGATCTGGGTGCTCTTCTTGGTGTGGTTGGCGCTGACCGTGAGGGA harbors:
- a CDS encoding glycosyl hydrolase, translated to MRTRHSHRRGKRAVFIAAGVIMSAVLAAGPGYAVDVRRADDPPPPATPAPAAPATPATPATPETPATPATPVPASPVAPRPPAAPAVPSPAEPAEPAEPAGASTFGAYVDYGSRGPRRIKELSEWLGGAELRVGHTYLPGDRWSNIEGAPDFLESWADWRKEKDDRLFVLNVPMLDRNEEGVGDYAVRSLLRRGAAGEFDEHYRVLARRLVDLGVPDTVLVLGWEMNGITYTHRCAPDPESWKAYWKRIVTAMRAVPGQKFRFDFTPSRGRDAVPWTECYPGDDVVDIIGMDSYDQPRGMAFDEQVSEPYGLQHHVEFAARHKKAISYPEWGLFRNGDNAEYMRRMLAWMDDKQPLYNTITDYCPHGVWQCSTNPRSSRVYRELLTGRGDTPPKPTEPKPTPTECSPLDLGDWVEYWLGGKLCLRFDWWRRDR
- a CDS encoding GNAT family N-acetyltransferase, translating into MAVELCVREEEFERLGAPWGRLYRACHAATPFQSHAWLSSWWQSYGTRGRLRVLLVRDGEELVAAAPLMRARGPLPVLTPLGGAISDFTDVLLDETAADEGLHALTEGLAGLARGALLDFREVRPGGCVERVHARWRGPRHVVDDSPCLELPPLPMEELLARLPTPRAQRTRAKLRKLAKLGVESHVVPAEDVPESLATLLRLHQLQWEGRKVTTEHLRPRFREHLIRSVRPMVAAGEAVVTEFRLDGEVMAADLTLLSGGLAGGYLYGAHPLLRERKADVATMLLDACTRHTAGERPRTLSLLRGTEPYKRHWRPDPVVNRRYLLAGTGTAPLLAAAAASAAGRRWGKRLLDARRERRGDAAPE